The following nucleotide sequence is from Gammaproteobacteria bacterium.
TTCTGTAGTAGATGTTCCGGACACACTATTGGAATATCATGGAAATGATATTACTTTGTTTTCTTCAAAAGCATTTAGATACTATTTACCTAGTTTTATTAAATACGCTATAGAAGTTCCTGACAGTAATGCTCATGAAAATATTCTTTACAATCTTTCACCCGATGACCCAAATAGTGATTTTTGGTCTGGAAGATGCGACCAATTTAATTCTTATGAAAAAGAAGCATTGATTAGTTATTTGAAATATCGCCTATCTATATGTGATGTAACAGAAGTCAATTGTATTGATTCTGGTATTAAATACTGGAATCAGAAATGACCGCTATTGGCCGAAAGCGGACATAAGCTAAACTACTGAAGGGGATTTCAGGTTGGATTCACAAAATAACAAACATAAAATGACCGCTTACGACCCAAAGCGGACATTTTCCAAGATACAAATATATGACTAAGGAACAAGCAATAGAAATTCTAAAAGAATCTTTCAGTAGACCTTGTTCAACTCCCGACTTTAATGCGGAAGACCGAGAAGTATTCTTAAATAATAAGAAAGCAGAGCTATTGAGCCTTGTTACTGAGCCATTTATTGCTCAGGCAAATACCAATGAATGGACACGTAAATGGGGAGTTTTGCCAGAAGAAACTTACCAGATGTATGTGATTGCGGGAAATGAAGAGCATTGGTTACTTTACGATTCAAATACAAAGAATTTTTCTCAAGCTCGTGGCAATCCCAAGAAAATTTTAATACTTATTGGACACGCATCAGATGATGCTTTAGCTGAATGGAATGGTTAGATGTTTAAACTATTTTATGTCCGCTATTGGCCGAAAGCAGACATAATTCAAATTAAATAAGGGGAACCTTGGTTGGAAACTTCAAAACAAACGTTCAAAATGACTGCTTACGACCCAAAGCGGACATTAAAATGGTTTTGAAAAGCACCAATAATTAATATAAAAATAGAGGAAATATGGCTATTTCATTCAAGCAATTATTGATTTTCAGCGCATTAGTTTTCTTAATCTATTTGCTTAATGTTTTTTTATAGAAGATATTCATGCAAATACTGTTGTAGAAGACATGCGTAAAAAAGGACAACAGTGTGCAGCTTGGGTCGACGCTGGAAAACTTAGATCAGACCGCGCTCACATGTGTATAGCGGCATGTTGGAGGTATGCGGAAACAGTAACTAAGCATCCAGAATTATTAACAGATAGAAGTATTCAAAGTTGTGAAGAAAATTACGCTAACACGAAGAACCAACTTCCTGGAATGAAGAAACCTGCGATAGCCGTTACTAAAGCCCCCGAAACCATTGATGAGATGGTCAACGACATGAATAAGGCTACGCAGGAATGGAAGGTTAAGCTCGAAAATGCTTCAGATTCAACTTCAAAAAGACAAGCACAGGAATGTCATGACGCATGTAGTCGTGGCGCTACAAGAATTAGTAGAGCAGGATACCGTATAGATCGTGCTCAAAAGTACTGGGCAAATTGTACATGGTGTGGAGATTCTGAGTCTAGAGTACTCGCTAATGAAAAAACAAAGACGAAATTTTCATCGATGCCAAATATAGAAGGAGAATATTTGCAATATATAAGAAGCGGATTTCGGGTTCGAGTCGAAGGTCGTGAGGATTGGAAAATCTATTGCAATGAAGCGGCACGTATCAAAGATGGTCAAGACGAATTTGCACGCAAGATCAAACCAAAAGATCGTGTACGCTTCGTTGGAATCACATACGATGCCAAAAATGCTAACCAAGTAAAAAGCCATTGTGTTGCGGAAAGCGCCATTATTCTTGAATCAAACTAAGAAAGATTCTATGTCCGCTATTGGCCGGAAGCGGACATTTTATAACGAAGAATTTTAACCAGAAGCATCGGCAAAATTACTCCGGCATTTTCTGCATTTCCTACGTCCTTGTAGGTCGTCCATATTGCAACTCTTATTTGTACATCCAGTGTTTATTTATTTTTTCCAACTATCAAAATTGCTACCATTTTTTTCTGAGCCATCTTCAAAACCTGCAGTGTAGGCATCGGTAACACGCTGTTCTTCGCGCTCTGGATGCCCTAAGTATCCGCCTTGCCACCCCAATACGTATTCTGGGTCTACCTTGGCTTCTTCCATTTTTGTAATTGCTTCTCTGTATGCTTGGTCCATTTTTATCTCCTTAAATAAAAGTTAAATATATATATTTTAATGTAGTTGATTTTTTTGAAAATGTGCAAAAGCCTTGCCTGAGTCTATTGTCGTGCGTACTTTTTCAGCAGAAGCTTGTATGGTTTTTTCTACGCCCATGTGTGTGAGCATAATTGCAGTTGAATAAATTAAGCTATCACGTGCAGGGCCGTGTTCGCCTTGCAGTGCAGCAACGCCAATTTTGGCAGCTTCTTCGGCGAGTTGGTCGGTATCAATCTTCGCGGCTGTGTTATCACCTGTAGATTTTGCAGCGTTTAATTCTGGCAAAGGTACTGCGCGGACATCCTGTTGAATGTTGAGATGTTCAGGATATATTTCAACTTCAGTTAAATCATTTGTACCCTTGTATTCAAAATATTTTGATTCTTGTTTTAACGAAGGAATCACGCCTCCTTCAACACCGCGTACCAGTACGGCTGAATCAAAACCGGATATTCTTGCTAAGTGTGTATAAACAGGTGGGTACGGCTTGTGCACATAACCTGTCATTAATGTGGTACTTTTTTTGCCACGTACTGGGCCAATTAAAACTTCTACAGTGGTAATAACCGGGCGTTTAACTATTTGTGTGCGTAAGGGAATTAAATTATGTAGAGAAGGACAAATGGTTTTTTGATCAATATAAGCCCAAGCACTTTCTGGATTATTGATTTGCGTTAATGCTTGTTGCATGTCGCAATCCACATCTATTCCTGCCGCACGTAAAACTTTTCTGTGTGTTGCGCCATACTTTGGGCCAACCGCTTCTGCACCATGCGAAACCGCAGGTAAACCACATGCTGCTAGCACTGCAGGAATAAAAGGTGAAACGGGTGTGCCGCGCGTATAACCATCATATGGATCTGCGACATCAATGATATGATCAACATCTGCGGCAACCATGTTAGAGGCATCAATGATGGCTTGTAGGCAGCCGCCGTTTTCATCCAACGTTTCGCGCTTCATGCGCAAAGCGATTAAAAAGATACCAGCTTGAACCGGGTCCGCTGAAGTATTCAGAATATGGGTCATCGCATCTCGTGCTTCTGCAAACGAGATGTCTTTACTGTATTCCGGTCCGGTGGCTACGCGCTGTATATAAGAGCGCATCGCAAGCTTTGGGTCGGATATAATTTCTTGTTCGCTAGCTGACATAGGGCTAATGATGCCACTTTCAATTGGGCATCGCAGGATACAAAAGGTGGTATTAAGCTCTATATATCCCTATCGAGAGGACTATATTTTCCCAATTTTAAGTAAACCCATATATAAGTTGGCGATATTAAGGGTTATTCCTACTAATTCGGGCTTTCGCGTATTATGAAACGCCTGTAATCATTCTCATCAAGAACAATCTGGAGCCAATATGTCTGCGCAAGATGATATGGATTTTAATAGTGGCATGATGGCCTTTGAGGCCAAGCATTTTTCTCGTGCTATGCAGATTCTTTCCGTGATTGCGGAAAAAGGTAATACAGATGCCATGCATCGTTGTGCCATCATGTATCAAAATGGATTAGGGGTTGCAGTGAATAAAGATGCAGCAGTTAAATGGATGGAAAAGGCAGCAGAGCAAGGGCATGAGTTAGCACAGC
It contains:
- a CDS encoding anthranilate phosphoribosyltransferase, translating into MSASEQEIISDPKLAMRSYIQRVATGPEYSKDISFAEARDAMTHILNTSADPVQAGIFLIALRMKRETLDENGGCLQAIIDASNMVAADVDHIIDVADPYDGYTRGTPVSPFIPAVLAACGLPAVSHGAEAVGPKYGATHRKVLRAAGIDVDCDMQQALTQINNPESAWAYIDQKTICPSLHNLIPLRTQIVKRPVITTVEVLIGPVRGKKSTTLMTGYVHKPYPPVYTHLARISGFDSAVLVRGVEGGVIPSLKQESKYFEYKGTNDLTEVEIYPEHLNIQQDVRAVPLPELNAAKSTGDNTAAKIDTDQLAEEAAKIGVAALQGEHGPARDSLIYSTAIMLTHMGVEKTIQASAEKVRTTIDSGKAFAHFQKNQLH